A single genomic interval of Mycolicibacterium sp. MU0053 harbors:
- a CDS encoding acyl dehydratase, translated as MTLTSGAAATHQAIIGDRMRLPLDAGLSHAVTGAGAALAHPALVCDVAIGQTTLVTQRVKANLFYRGLRFHRFPVIGDSLYTRTEVVGLKQNSTKPGRAPTGLAALRMITIDHADRLVLDFHRCAMLPVRPAAGETGHNDDLSTIGADQAPVPDPTASWNAAEFRRRVPGAHFDPELAGVVLRSTGDVVSSAPELARLSLNIAATHHDSRVGGQRLVYGGHTIGLALAQASRLLPNLVTVLGWQSCDHTGPVYEGDTLHSELHIEAAEPNDRGGVLMLRSLVYAAGESDRQVLDWRFTALMF; from the coding sequence ATGACGCTGACCTCGGGGGCCGCGGCCACCCATCAGGCCATCATCGGTGACCGGATGCGACTGCCCCTGGATGCCGGGCTGAGCCACGCCGTGACGGGCGCCGGCGCCGCGCTGGCGCACCCCGCCCTGGTCTGTGACGTGGCGATCGGCCAGACCACCCTGGTCACCCAGCGGGTCAAGGCCAACCTTTTCTACCGCGGCCTGCGCTTCCACCGCTTCCCGGTGATCGGGGACTCGCTGTACACCCGCACCGAAGTGGTTGGGCTCAAGCAGAATTCGACCAAGCCCGGCCGCGCCCCGACCGGGCTGGCGGCGCTGCGCATGATCACCATCGACCACGCCGACCGCCTGGTGCTCGATTTTCACCGCTGCGCGATGCTCCCGGTGCGCCCGGCGGCGGGGGAGACCGGCCACAACGACGATCTGTCGACGATCGGCGCCGACCAGGCCCCGGTGCCCGATCCGACCGCATCCTGGAATGCCGCCGAGTTCCGCCGGCGGGTACCCGGTGCGCATTTCGACCCCGAACTGGCGGGCGTGGTTCTGCGCAGCACCGGCGACGTCGTCAGCAGCGCGCCCGAATTGGCCCGGCTGAGCCTCAACATTGCGGCCACGCACCACGATTCGCGGGTGGGCGGCCAGCGCCTGGTGTACGGCGGCCACACCATCGGGTTGGCGTTGGCGCAGGCCAGCCGGCTGTTGCCGAATCTGGTGACCGTGCTGGGCTGGCAGTCGTGCGACCACACCGGTCCGGTGTACGAGGGCGACACCCTGCACAGCGAACTGCATATCGAGGCCGCCGAACCCAACGACCGCGGTGGGGTACTGATGCTGCGGTCGCTGGTCTACGCGGCGGGCGAATCCGACCGCCAGGTACTGGACTGGCGGTTCACCGCGTTGATGTTCTGA